In the genome of Flavobacterium panacagri, one region contains:
- the queA gene encoding tRNA preQ1(34) S-adenosylmethionine ribosyltransferase-isomerase QueA, with the protein MKLSHFNFNLPKELLAEFPAENRDESRLMVIDRKKNTIEHKMFKDVINYFDDGDVLILNNTKVFPARLYGNKEKTGARIEVFLLRELNSEQRLWDVLVDPARKIRIGNKLYFGDDDSLVAEVIDNTTSRGRTLRFLYDGSYEEFRNKLTELGETPIPKYINRDVTPEDAERYQTIYAKEEGAVAAPTAGLHFSKHLLKKLEIKGVNFAEVTLHVGLGTFNPVEVEDLSKHKMDSEELIITQEACDIVNEGKANKKRICAVGTTSMRAIESSVSSANTLNPYEGWTNKFIFPPHDFSIANCMITNFHTPKSTLLMMISAFCGHDLMKKAYEEAIKEGYKFYSYGDAMLIL; encoded by the coding sequence ATGAAATTATCACACTTCAATTTCAATTTACCGAAAGAACTTTTGGCTGAATTTCCAGCAGAAAATAGAGATGAATCTCGTTTAATGGTAATTGACCGTAAAAAAAACACTATCGAACATAAAATGTTTAAAGACGTGATCAACTATTTTGATGACGGAGACGTTTTAATTCTAAATAATACAAAGGTTTTCCCTGCACGTTTGTACGGAAACAAAGAAAAAACCGGAGCTAGAATTGAAGTTTTCTTGTTAAGAGAATTAAATTCTGAGCAACGTTTATGGGATGTTTTAGTAGATCCTGCTAGAAAAATCCGTATTGGTAACAAACTTTATTTTGGTGATGACGATTCTTTAGTTGCTGAGGTAATAGACAATACAACTTCTCGCGGTAGAACATTGCGTTTCTTGTACGATGGTTCTTATGAAGAATTTAGAAATAAATTGACAGAACTTGGAGAAACTCCAATTCCTAAATACATCAACAGAGACGTTACGCCAGAAGATGCTGAAAGATACCAAACAATCTACGCAAAAGAAGAAGGAGCCGTAGCGGCACCAACTGCTGGTTTACACTTCTCAAAACACCTTTTGAAAAAATTAGAAATCAAAGGAGTGAATTTTGCTGAGGTAACTTTACACGTTGGTTTAGGAACTTTTAACCCAGTTGAAGTTGAAGATTTATCTAAACACAAAATGGATTCTGAGGAATTGATTATTACTCAAGAGGCTTGTGATATTGTAAACGAAGGAAAAGCAAATAAAAAACGTATTTGTGCTGTAGGAACAACTTCTATGCGTGCCATCGAAAGTTCTGTTTCTTCTGCAAATACTTTGAATCCTTATGAAGGATGGACAAATAAATTTATTTTCCCTCCTCATGATTTCAGCATTGCGAATTGTATGATTACAAACTTCCACACACCAAAATCAACATTATTAATGATGATTTCTGCTTTCTGTGGACATGATTTAATGAAAAAAGCATACGAAGAAGCAATCAAAGAAGGATACAAATTCTATTCTTACGGAGATGCGATGTTAATTCTTTA
- the aroA gene encoding 3-phosphoshikimate 1-carboxyvinyltransferase: MNLKLTTNSPFTIDDSQLNITGSKSETNRLLLLKALFPNITLANTSNSDDSEVMQKALAGNDEIVDIHHAGTAMRFLTAYFSVNEGREVVLTGSSRMQERPIKILVEALAQLGVEITYEKEEGYPPIRIKGKKVTESKVKLAANVSSQYISALLLVASKLDNGLELTLEGEITSIPYIKMTLALLNDLDIKTSFEGNVIKVFPKESVESKEMVVESDWSSASYFFSLVALSESAKITLSSYKENSLQGDSELVSLYEKMGVKTTFQNNKMTLEKVAGFNYQDVNFELNNTPDIAQTIVVTCLGLGIGCHLTGLHTLKIKETDRLEALRIELTKLGANISVTNDSLTLERSEAINHDVHVATYNDHRMAMAFAPLAIKVPIIIDDAEVVSKSYPDFWNDLKALNFQISEL, encoded by the coding sequence ATGAATTTAAAATTAACGACGAATTCACCATTCACCATTGATGATTCGCAACTCAATATTACAGGTTCTAAAAGCGAAACCAACCGCTTATTATTACTAAAAGCTTTATTCCCAAATATTACTTTAGCCAATACTTCAAACTCTGATGATAGCGAAGTAATGCAAAAAGCTTTGGCTGGAAATGACGAAATTGTAGATATTCACCATGCTGGAACAGCAATGCGTTTTCTTACAGCTTATTTTTCGGTTAACGAAGGAAGAGAAGTAGTTTTGACAGGATCAAGCAGAATGCAGGAACGCCCAATCAAAATTTTGGTTGAAGCTTTAGCGCAGTTAGGTGTTGAAATCACTTATGAAAAAGAAGAAGGTTATCCACCAATCCGAATCAAAGGAAAAAAAGTAACAGAATCAAAAGTAAAATTAGCTGCAAATGTAAGCAGTCAATATATTTCGGCGCTTTTATTGGTGGCTTCAAAATTAGATAATGGTTTAGAACTGACTTTAGAAGGAGAAATCACTTCGATTCCATATATCAAAATGACTTTGGCTTTGCTTAATGATTTAGATATCAAAACAAGCTTTGAAGGAAATGTAATCAAAGTTTTCCCTAAAGAATCGGTTGAATCAAAAGAAATGGTTGTAGAATCAGATTGGAGTTCGGCTTCTTATTTCTTTAGTTTGGTAGCTTTATCTGAATCTGCAAAAATCACTTTGAGCAGTTATAAAGAAAACAGTCTTCAGGGAGATTCAGAATTAGTTTCTCTTTATGAAAAAATGGGTGTGAAAACGACTTTCCAGAATAACAAAATGACTTTGGAAAAAGTAGCTGGTTTCAATTATCAAGATGTAAATTTTGAATTGAATAATACTCCAGATATTGCTCAGACAATAGTTGTAACATGTTTAGGTTTAGGAATTGGATGTCACTTAACAGGTCTTCATACTTTAAAAATTAAGGAAACTGACAGATTAGAAGCATTGAGAATCGAGCTTACAAAATTAGGAGCGAATATTTCGGTAACTAATGATAGTTTGACTTTAGAGCGTTCAGAAGCTATTAACCATGATGTACATGTTGCAACCTACAACGATCACCGTATGGCAATGGCATTTGCACCTTTAGCCATTAAAGTTCCAATTATTATTGATGATGCTGAGGTAGTTTCTAAATCATATCCAGATTTTTGGAATGATTTAAAAGCGTTAAATTTTCAAATCTCAGAATTGTAA
- a CDS encoding nucleotide pyrophosphohydrolase — protein sequence MDLKNAQLDVDTWIKEHGVRYFNELTNMAQLTEEVGEVARIIARRYGEQSEKESDKNKDLGEELADVVFVVLCLANQTGIDLQAAFDKKMDLKSVRDKDRHKNNDKLK from the coding sequence ATGGATTTGAAAAATGCACAACTAGACGTCGATACCTGGATAAAAGAACACGGAGTTCGTTACTTTAACGAATTGACTAATATGGCACAACTTACAGAAGAAGTTGGAGAAGTTGCCAGAATTATTGCCCGCCGTTACGGAGAACAATCAGAAAAAGAAAGTGATAAAAACAAAGATTTAGGCGAAGAATTGGCAGATGTTGTTTTCGTGGTTTTATGTTTGGCCAATCAAACAGGAATCGATTTACAAGCTGCTTTTGATAAAAAAATGGACTTAAAATCGGTTAGAGATAAAGATCGTCACAAAAACAATGATAAATTGAAATAA